The genomic window TACCAAGTTCTGTGTGCAGTTTTCAGAGTTCGTAAGAGACACACGGACCCTCTTTACTTTAGTTGGGAAGGGATGGTTACTGAATTATCTGATCTGATTATTTGCTGCCTGTATGCAGATCACATGAGTGTGCATCTGTAACTTGCATGTGAAACACTGATACAAGGGTAAGCATTAGGAACCAGACAAAAAGTTtccaaagacaaaaaataaataaatatgctttcctttttttttttttttaataaaagttctgTGTGTCATCAACACACCACTATctaagcctgtttctgccactgaacaacaaaaaaataaaacaagctaatTGCAATTTCTTTATCTCAGTTCATTATCGCAATTCTGATAGTTCTGACTTTGTGATATGAAGTCATATTCTTAGACTTAGAAtagaggttgttgtttttttttaggaattgTGAGTTAAAACTCGCAGTTGCGAGGAAAAAACACAGAATTGCAAGTTTCTATCAAACATTTAGAGCTGTAAGATAAATAGTggcaattaccttgttttattttttatttagtgaccGAACCGTGCTTCCATACATCACACTCTGATTCTGATGATAATTCAATTCGTCCACAGTCCAATTCCGTTCAGTTGGACGACATATGCTACAATTATGTAGTGTCTTTAACGATGCATAATCTGCTGCCTCCATACAGCAGGAGTCAGATTTCACTTATGTGAATAGAGAAAGATGACTAACAAGACGATGGCAGAGTATTTGGTGTCAACGCGATAAGAAAACAGGACCTAATTCACAACATTCACTTGTTTAAGATTAGTGAGTTTGTCtccatttgttttattgttgtgtttttctttaaatcaTGGCCACGTTGCAgtaatttttaatgaaaacaaagggaatgaattagtacatttaataaaacaagtgaACACATTAACTCGTGCAATTTTTTTGCTAAATTGTTTTAATGTACAAAAGATACAAGGtggcactgcaaaaaaaaataaaaaaataaaaataattaggatagAAACTTCTGTCGATTAGTTTTAGATTGGATGGAGGTAGATCTGAATGAATGCTTGCAGTTGATTGTAAGGCACAGGGTTTAAACAGACTAAATATTTGGAAAAGTCAAGTGTACGTCACTAGAGAGAAGTCTTTTCACAAGAAGATTGAGCTATGACTGAAGAATtaagaggagaaagaaagaaagaaagagacaaaaagtTTAACACGCATGGacgaattgttcacaataagatgATTATTGTACAttttggagaaaaataataataattacacaagtAATTTTCCATGTCCTGTCTAAGGAATATGCAGAAGTCATCTTTGGTGTATTCCCATCTACACTGAGTTATACTAGTGTTCTTATCTTTTACAGTAATTACAGTAGCTGGATTCTGTTTAgtctacattttttcttttagCAGATTTTACTAAATACTCACAAGAACCCACATTTAATCTGTCAGTACCTAgtacagaaaatgaaaaaattgcATTTGCTGGTCTTTAGATGAGTCACTTTGATATTGAACCTTTCATCTACGCTCTGTTTTTTACGGCTTCTCTGCACTCCAGAAATGTCCAGTgctcttgtaatttttttttatctttctgaaGGCTGGCTTGCAGACAGAGCAAGAGTGTTTGACTAAATTGCATGCTCACTAGTGATTCAGCTTTGAAGCTTGGATTTCTAGGAGAAGGTTCAATTTTGTTCCAGATAAAAATATCCTTGAGCATGAATTTTACTCTGATAGAAGTTAATAAAAGAAAGCCATTTCTGCTGTATGGCCTTTTGAGATGAGAggacatatttacatttaaatacagacatacaagaGAAAATATTCGCTGCACTGTATATTTGAATATCTTTGTATGTGTACATATAGGTAATAGTAGTGGGGACTTCAACCATTTCCCAGAAGACCCAGAGTTCGGCGAGATCATCCAGAGAGCTGAGCAGGCGATAGAAAACGGTGTATTTCCCGAACGCATCTCGCAAGGATCCAGTGGAAGCTACTTTGTCAAAGATCCCAAAGGGGTatgtgtatttgaatgttaaatctGGAGACTGACCCTGAAATAATCAGTTTTAATAGTCATAACAGAAAATGAAGTAGGTCATTGTGCAGTTTGTACGCAACGTCATGCGTCAACAGTGTTAAAAGTAGGAAAATGTATTCATGATAAACAAATGTTTATGCATGAATGTTGCGTGTCATTGATTCGGATTCGTTCTCTctgaaaaacatttctttttacagTATAGTTCATAGTAGTTATTTTCTAATCTTGTGAATTATCTTGATGCCTGTATCTTCTCTCATTTAGAAAATCATTGGCGTGTTTAAACCAAAATCAGAGGAGCCTTACGGTCACTTAAATCCTAAATGGACCAAATATTTCCATAAAGTCTGCTGTCCGTGCTGTTTTGGCCGTGGTTGCCTCATTCCTAACCAGGGCTACCTCTCTGAGGCAGCTGCCTCACTTGTTGACCAAAAACTGGGTTTGAGGATTGTACCCAAAACTAAGGTGAGGGTGGGCATTATAGAAGCATATAAATAGATTTTAAGAAAAAGCTTTGCTCCTGGAATTAAGACCCACATTTTTTTCCCTGTGTTTTCAGGTAGTGCATTTGGCCAGCGAGACTTTTCACTATAGTGCAATTGACCGTGCCAAATCCCGTGGTAAGAAATACGCACTGGAGAAAGTCCCCAAAGTTGGACGACGGTTTCACAGAGTTGGCCTTCCTCCAAAGGTAACGAAACGCCtcatttttttaggttttttggAAACCTGTTCACATGGATCCAAACAAAACAACTAAAGCACTTTATTATGCAGGCCACTTTGTAAAGCAATTTCTGCATGTCTATAAACTGAACACATAAccaggggtgcacataattttttcaggctggttctcataagagaacctggagatttggtttggtcctcacactgcatatagcgtgacccattaaatataactataaaaaatgaagttataatatttataatattattgcactttattattattaattttttatatataaaataatagtaaataaactaaataaaaaataaatggcagtcctagtattaaatacaaatacatttattttatagtaaacctaaaaataaaatggtaatatttactaccgtattttccggactataagttgcactttttttcattgtttggctggtcctgcaacttatagtctggtgtgacttatttatcaaaattattttgaaaaagtgcgacttatagtccgaaaaatatggtatacGTGCTTCTGGATTTAGCTCTGCTGCTTATTAAAGAGCATCAGTGGAATGTCACAGGAATGTAACAGTTTTGCACTGTGCTTTGAAAACTGCATGGCATAGCTTAGATTTAggctttcaggttgaaaataaaaacttatatagtacagtttgtgatcAAAAATGGTAATTTtgtattaacagctgtcaaccatgtcggtacgCAAATGTGGTGTCagaacatttttatataacacattttttattttggtggtgCATGCGGAGCCTGCACATAGCACACGTGCATGACATCACCATTTTCACAAATCACAAGTTCATACAGAgataagtataataaaaaaaaaaaacttacgaCAAGAGTTTGTGTTTTCAGGCCCCTGAAACGCTGTTGTTGTGAGTGAAGGACCATGACtcataaaagtagtttttttaaattgtaaatggtGACATGTAAACACGCCCAGAACTATCCCAATACTATCCCAATTTTTTGGTCTTaaattacagatttatttatttatttttaattttttttttttaccttgctcAGTTTCTTGTATGGAACACAGAAGGAGATATTTAGCCATAGGTTTTCTTAGTGTCATTATTTCTGGTGAATGTTGAGGCTGTAGCTCTAAATTCTCATTTGCAATTTTGTGCCCAATCATTAGAAGGgagtaaaatgtgttttcttttgtgaAGATGGGCTCATTTCAGTTGTTTGTGGAGGGCTATCATGAAGCAGACTTCTGGCTGAGGAAGTTTGAGGCAGAGCCTCTTCCAGAGAACATGAGGAAGCAGCTTCAGTCTCAGTTCGAGAGGCTGGTGGTGCTGGATTACGTCATCAGAAACACAGGTACCTAATGCTGATGTTAACTTATTCCCTTGTAAAGCCTTGAGTTATTTTTCCTCAAATTGCTATGCTATGAAGTAGGGATGTCAATTTCGACAAATTctcatgatcgatcgtcgtttaaattaacgatcaattaatcgattaatcgttaaccttcaTACTGCAAGATGCGTCTACAGTAGTTATTGCATGTATTGGTGTGCAATGACACTAAAAACGCAAGCGTCCTCCCACAAAGGAAAgggttttaactgtaaacaaAAGGCtagtaggattataaaatgaatcgattgatcatttaatataaatatttaattcaaatacaaTGACTAATATAACGCAGTCTCAGATGCACTCTGGCATATGACCGGAGCGGAGTGGTAATATTTCCTTAAGAGCGCCTTTCTGAAGATTCCACTCCGCTCGCTCAACCCAGTTCATAATCCAAGCGTTCTAAGTGCATTTTATCTTGTGTGTGCTTTTCACATGCTTTATAATCCATGTGTATTTTGTAAAGATCTACGAACATTTcatctcctgtgtgtgtgtgtgcgtttgtgttttaatgagccTATTTTGAATATTCTATTGCACAACAACAGCAGCTATTTTCACGGAAATAAAGTGAATGAAAATCAAATAtactttttcagtttttgcaTTTTAGGAATGTTTGATAAGGAtagattaatatatttaatacattttaattaatacaattaataaaattaagaagaatttaaaaaaaaattcgttTTGAAACATAATAATTGCTATTTATCAGCATGCATAATTTTAGACAATTATACAAGAATTTTGGTACAAACAGTAAACAATTAGGCCTACTAGAAAAACTTTATTTCGGAGCTGGAACTGGTTTACGGCGAGAGTCAGTGGAATATTAACGGAGCGCTTGCTCCGGCTGTTAGCAACTGAGTGGAGCGCACGTCCATAGAGCGGAAAACGTTGCGGGCGTGCGTCCATGTTTTTGTTACGGTGTTATTTTCTTTCCAAATGTTTATAGGATATTGTGCATATCAAGGAAAATCTGGAGAATGCGAAAAAACCCATCTACTCGTGAATGCCCATTACGTGTTAAAGGCCTATATGCCATTAGTTATTAAGCCAATTCAGCAGTCTTGAAATTTAGATTTACTTACCTCACATGGATAACATTTTAATACTTATATATTACTTGCTCATGAGCTAAATGTACCAGTTAAGTTAAATTATATGCTAATCTATTTAGAAAAACTAACGATCTGGTATTAATTTTCTTTTCCTCTAATGTTAATTGAATGGCAAAACAGACtggtttatttttcaaataaaactttttatttgctgtcttttttcaaaaaaaaaaaaaaaaaaaaaaaacatttgacagtTTGTAATGTTACTTCTAAAACACAGTtccaacatatttattttgtgtccattaacactttaaagaaaacaaataatttaacacatttgatgcattaaaataatctaaatttcCCCATTCCATCACATTTATTGTGTGAACGTTTCAACACtttcgtttaaaaaaaatatgtaaaacaaccCATGTCATTCCGTGAACTTTGCGACATTAATgtggagttttatttatttttaattttaccacATTTATGGAGTAACATAACATTTAAAGcaataaacactttttgttttaaacattatacaaataaacatttgatgCATTAAACGTTCAACGTGAAACAtctattttttaaaattcatttaaaatgcctAGACATTTGTGTAACTCTGAAAcactttccttaaaaaaaaagaaaaaaaaaaaaaaaaaacgtttgttgCATCAATTTTGGAACTTTTAAAACGTATTCAGAAATTTCAGAAATCGTCTTCATTTCTATATTCAAGCACATTTAATGTGTTAACTGTGCAACACTTTtagctttaaacatttaaaagaacacattttaatttattaacaattttatgtAGCCTATAGCATTAATGTTAACTTTAACGCAATTATACAAACTTTGTGTGCACAAGAAGATTACAGCACAGCATAGGTACCTGAAGTGCACATCACTGTTTTTTGTTCAAAAAGATCAGCATGTTAACATGTTCCGGAGTTAGTCTTGTGCAAAGTCTGTTGACCGTCAGGCCAGCTGCTGAGAACACGCGTTCTGATGGTACAGATGTTTCTGGTATGCATAAATAGCCCTTTGCCAGCTGAGACAACCTGGGAAACCTGGTGATATTCGCTTTCCACCAATTAACATTATcaccatttgaaataaaattatcccAAACAAAACTCTTGAGTGCTCGCTTCATTTTCCTTCACAACTGCTGTACTTTACATGTTTTGGCATAAGCCACGTGCGTTGTCCTCttttggcggttggcaaaccagctaGCCGCCTACGTCTCAAACTATGCACGTTAATGGTGATCATGCTTAATCGACCGTCGATAaggtttatatattaaaatattaatcgacaattaatcgattgtcgattaatcgttgacatccctactaTGAAGTAACTTTATTGGTATTATTCACTACTgtcaatttaattacaatttcttACAACTCTTTACCTTTTCTGACCCACTTCTGGTCTTAAAGTCTCTACTAATGGGCTGATGAGTTAAAACGTGTGTTAGATGAGAGAGACAGTGCTGGGATGCTGTGAAAAACACTGCATTTCAGGGACATGTTCTTAAATCTGACtcatattagggctgtgcaaaaaatcaaatgtgcttttcatgcacctctcatcagtaaagacgctcctttaattagaagtatatctccagcatgtgcgttcagatcagggttgccaggttttcacaacaaatcctgcccagttgcttctcaaaactagtccaaaactagcccaatcgcgtttccgggaggttccccgataaaaattgcttcctggggataaaatatatgtttttttttagcagggttgccttggtaaaattcgcattttaggggctaaacctcacgttatttgtattggggtcgcttcggcccgcggacatgaaaaacaaccacagacaatggttggcatttactacacagagccgtaattcactgacaccTGAACCAATGTGATTTTAGCCCCTAAAATTGGCAACTCTGCCAATAACCCTATATTTTTAACCCTCGGAAGCAATTTTTTtcagggaacctcctggaaacgctattgggctagttttggactagttttgagaagcaattgggcaggatttgttgtgaaaacctggcaaccctgatctgaacgcacgtgctggagatatacttctaattacaggagcgtctttactgatgagaggtacatgaaaatcgcattctatttttttttgcacagccttaaCTCATATATAACAAATACTTGCATGCATGCACAGATTTAAGgcaactttaatttattttttggtaacttcatgacttaactGATGACATAACTACGACATTGCATACTGGTagtttcttttgcactttaaaatgaaatgatataCCATGCGCACCGCTGCATTTGTGCGTGCAATTGAAGAGCACGTGCTACGAGCACAGTATACCGGCTGACTAGACaggaaaaatcatttttaatgacATATGGCCTGGCTCATCTAATCACAGTTCACTGTTATTCTACTGAAGCTTCCTCATCACATGTAACTTTTCTGTCCATGTTTGACTGGTGCAGAGGTGAagcatttgaaaacattttgtcaAGAAAAAAGACCGAAGCAACACTTCTTGAGTGGGGTGCTGAACCCTAGCTCCGACCCTACGTTAACTGCGTTAAATATTGTTATTGCCGTTAAACAGAAAAAATGAATTACATGCATTAACGTGCTAATTTTGGccacactatttatttattttttcctaattTTCAAGAAATCATAGGAGTTTCTTGTTCTcactcatttaaatgttttaaacaactCTTAACAAATGTGACGTGTCTTTCAGCACAACAAGTTATGGCCATATAAAATAAGTGCTAATTGTTCactgtgccttttgaaaaggaaTTCTGATTTCTTTTCTGGCTTCTTCAGACAGAGGGAACGATAACTGGTTGATCAAGTATGAGAAGCCAGGCGATGGAGAGCTGACGGAGAAGGTGAGCTGGGGGATATTTTTAGAGCTCCTCTGTTTGCAGTACTAGGCAGCTCAAAGAAAATCAATCAAATGCAGTGGTgtcatattcatatttcatatatagatatatagatatagatagatatagatagatagatatgatatgatatatatatatatatataaaagagagagagagctaaaattattgaattaattttttattttttggatattTGAAAGGGCTCTTGGTAAACAATTCCTCCCTTATGCACAAAGCTCTTTACACATCTCACCCTGACAGACATAAGACTGATTCAGTATTGCAAAAGCAGCCAAGTTTCTTTATATCTCTGTTGGATCAAGCTGCTTCTGAGGTGATATTATGGATGTGATGATTGCTTCACAGACCGTGCAAATGTTTCTCTTCCGTGTGTCTCTTCTCAGGAATCTGAATGGACTGATTCAAAAGACTCGGCCATACAGATAGCAGCTATAGATAATGGGTTGGCCTTCCCTTTTAAACACCCCGATGAGTGGAGAGCATgtaaggattattattatttattgatttttatttcatatttttacattttaaaacaattgttttatattttaagatttaaaatgtaaattatttctgtgGTGTTAATGCTGATTTTTCTGCAGTTCTTACTTCATTTAGCATGTTTAATGTTCAATAATGCTTATTATTTTGGTGTAAACTAAAgcattttaggattctttgaatagacagaacagcatttatttgaaatggaaatattttgtaactttataaaggGCCTCACTGTCATATTTAATCAATATAATGTGTCCTTACTGAATAGAAGTATAACATTTACaccaaaatgcttttttaaaccgAATATCCACAGTTTCTGTTTGTCTATCAAGTGCATTTCCaacattttaaagattatttaagaTCATGACAAACACAATGCAGTGTAGTATATCCAGCTTTTACTGCTAGTGTATAAATGATCATACTTAACTGATGAAATGATTGTTCTTGATTTCGGTGCACATGTAGATCCGTTTCACTGGGCATGGTTGCCTCAGGCCAAAGTGGCCTTTTCCCAGGAGACAAGAGACCTTGTGCTCTCGCGCATTTCTGACATGAACTTTGTACAGGACCTCTGTGAGGACCTTTATGAGATGTTCAAGGTAGGAAATCTCACGGTCAAGATTACGTCTTACCAGGGCTGTACTTGCATTCATACCATTTAATGCGGTGAATCTGTTAATGAAACATTGCTTTGGCTGAGACTTCTTGGACAGGGCTTTAGCATGCTGTCAGTCTGGTTTCTGTTTGCAGACTTGAGGCTTAGCATGCTGTCACTAAAAACCCTAAAAGAAGTCATGTCTCTAAATTCATCTCATTTTAAGTTGCTCTGCTGGAAATATtcaagccacaaaaaaaaaaaaaacctcagtatAAATGATTACCTGATCTCTAAGTGACCTGACCCTGATCTCTTTTTCCTGTGATGTCAGTACAGTCCTACTCACTGGTTTGCAGTAAAGTAGGTTGATCATTTGTGCATTAATTAGCAAGAATCCTAGTATGGatgaattgtattttttacaaCTGAATGATTTTTCACATTAACATATGTGTTTTCAGACAGATAAAGGGTTCGACAAAACCATGTTCGAGAAACAGATGTCTGTTATGAGAGGACAAGTAAGATTTTGCTTTAAGATGATTTTACATTATGCTTTCTCTGCTATTCCAGAAATAGTGTTCTGTTCTCACATGCTTCATTCTCCCTAAATGCCGAAGCTCTTCATAATGAAAAATTCACAGCTAACGTATATTAATACACCCAGCCGGGATGCTATTTTCGGCTTATCACAGCTTAGACATAGACTTGAATTAAGACCGCAGATTTATTAGCATTGATAGAGAAAAAGattttctcaaactttttttttttttttttttttaagtgttaatgtatgtttaagctcagtttttcctgtggtctttaatatactattataaactactgttcaaaagtttgggatcattaagattagaaatacagtaatattatgaaatataatatataaatatataaattttttcagAAGgcaactccagtcttcagtgtcacatgattcttcagaaatcattgtaaaatcCTGATTTGGTGCTGCTCAGAAACATTTGTTACCATTTCTGTTCAAAacagaacagttgtgctgcttaatattatatggaaactgcagtgtttttttctttttttttcttctttttgattctttgatcaatagaaagtcaaaaagatcaatttatttgaagatatataatattttactgtcactttgataaagttatgcatccttactgaattaaaatgacactatataaatatttatataccgCATTTTTCGGAccataagtcgcatcagtccaaaaatatgtcatgatgaggaaaaaaaacatataagtcgcactggactatgtcgcatttatttagaaccaagagaaaacattactgtctacagccgtgagagggcgctctatgtcttcagtgttgatacagagcagcatagagcgccctctggtggctggagacggtaatgttttatattggttaatttctcttggttcatttctctcggttcatgtcaaattgattttgataaataagtcgcaggaccagccacactatgaaaaaaagtgtgacttatagtctggaaaatacggtatataaaaaagggtttgaacagtactgtatatatatagtattcgAAGCCAACTGTAAATTCATACTTGCCTTTTCTTCACGAATAGATCTTAAACCTGACCCAGGCTTTGAAAGACGGGAAGAGCCCCATCCAGTTAGTGCAGATGCCTCGTGTGGTGGTGGAGAGGAGCCGCGGGGGAGGCCAGGGTCGTGTGGTCCAACTGGGCAATGCTTTTACCCAGACCTTTCACTGCAAGAGACCCTTTTTCACATCCTGGTAAAAGGGCTACACAGAGAGGACGAAGACTGGGTGAAAATGGACGAGGGTCCTATACCAGAGAAACTGGGTGAAGAACTTTCTGAGCGAGACTTCCTGGTGAATTTAGCAAAGGGAGAGACTATGAAAAAAGCATGAAGGTCTTTTGTGGAGGATCCGAGGCCTTTTGTTTTCCTGAGCCGTTTCCCAGAATTCTCCTCTTCAGCTCACTATGGCTGCCCAAGATGGAATGTCAAAAGGGAATCGTGCGTTGAAAAGATGTTTGTGGCGACAGCCTTTCTCAACTGCCAATTTTATAAGTATAACTACAGTATAGATATTATAAATGAAGAATGATGCATAAACTCAAGTTAAACTTGAAAAAATGCTTGAATGTAACTTGCAAGTTTACATTTTACACTTTTCTCCTGAGGACATTTCAATACCAAGAAATACTGGTGACCGTGGTATTTAATATGATGAATGTATTTGCTGATTATGGAACAGGATGCTGGTAACAGTATACATTAGTAAAGTTGGGTGCTTTATAGCCCCTGATGAAAGCATAATTACTAAATGTTTCTCTCTCGCACACAATCCTGTGTATGCATCTTGGACTTTGAATTTCAGCTGAGCAGTTGTTAATGTagacatgtatatttaaaattgaataataaaGCTTTGGGATTGATAAAAGTAGAtcgtgttttattattattattattgttgtttgtaCAACAAACAAATTATCAAATTTGAGTAACTTCATTACTTCTCAACTGTCCTTTCGCTCGACCGCGCGCAAAAACGGAACGGAAGTGTGTTTTTTGAATGATCATCATGGGCTCATTTTGGTTTTGTCATTGTGTTGCCACCCTGTGGGCGTTTTTAGTAATAACACTCAGCACGTTCGTCAGGCATATAAGCTAAAGTTTAAACAATTTTTGTTCTAAACGTGGTTGTACCTGACTGTTTAAAGTTGGAGCTGGAGTAATATTAGTAACAGAAGTCTTGtgctagaataaataaataaaaaataactgttgcGAGCTACGTAGACTGTttgaatctgtgtgtgtttagaagCTGCGTGTTCTCAGACTGACCAATAGATGGCAGTATTCACTCACAAACGAGCAGCACTTCCTATGCCTGAGACGGATGAAGTTTTCCACAGGTTTATTATCTCCAATGTCAAAACAAGCCTGAGAAGTTGATTAATCCCCGATTGCCGCTGGACTGAGAGAAGCAAGTACGTAATCTGCTAATTAGCCATGTTCTCTAAACACGGAAATAACGTTCAGATGTGGAATATCTGTATGGCATATTACTTGTGTGTAGCCTACTGTAGACCTATAATTTAGTCACACACGATAAACATCAAATTTCGGTACTTTAGCTTTTTCATGattctctgagagagagagaaagagtgtgtgtgtgtgtgtgtgagagagagagcgagcgagaccATCtgtaaaaatcaaaaaaaaaaaaaaaaaaaattaccgacAAGGGTAaatgatatttcataatttattgatattatatttgTCATATTAGGGCCATTTAATGAATAACGTAAAATCCATGCCACTGTtcctctctcgctttctctgtGTCTGCGTCC from Carassius auratus strain Wakin chromosome 1, ASM336829v1, whole genome shotgun sequence includes these protein-coding regions:
- the LOC113106127 gene encoding phosphatidylinositol 4-kinase type 2-beta yields the protein MMAECDPTDGEPEKGGGDFTPEMNFLASEVPAVLFEKTRPAPSLGLSLNPGAAVRISNSTESVLTELEADGSGEEALLLPGPTVNLSPRAGREKRTRRNRHSSSSDNPASPGNSSGDFNHFPEDPEFGEIIQRAEQAIENGVFPERISQGSSGSYFVKDPKGKIIGVFKPKSEEPYGHLNPKWTKYFHKVCCPCCFGRGCLIPNQGYLSEAAASLVDQKLGLRIVPKTKVVHLASETFHYSAIDRAKSRGKKYALEKVPKVGRRFHRVGLPPKMGSFQLFVEGYHEADFWLRKFEAEPLPENMRKQLQSQFERLVVLDYVIRNTDRGNDNWLIKYEKPGDGELTEKESEWTDSKDSAIQIAAIDNGLAFPFKHPDEWRAYPFHWAWLPQAKVAFSQETRDLVLSRISDMNFVQDLCEDLYEMFKTDKGFDKTMFEKQMSVMRGQILNLTQALKDGKSPIQLVQMPRVVVERSRGGGQGRVVQLGNAFTQTFHCKRPFFTSW